GCGGAGCGCAGGTGCTCGTCGAGGGGCTGGGAGCCCGGCGGGAGGACGTAGACGCCCGCCTCGGGCATCGCAGGTCCCAGTGGTGGCGCGATGTCGGCGGGCACGGCGATGCCGACGCGGCCCGCGCCCACGCGCAGCGACGCCTCCGCGGACAGGAGCACGCCGCCCGGCGACCGGGTGGACCCGCCCACCACGACCACCTGGCCGCGCGACTTCTTCGAGCCGCCGGGCTCGGGGAGCCCCCAGTCGCGCAGCAGCGCGAGGGTGACGTCGTCAGCGCTGGGGGCCATCGTCTTCTCCGGAGTGAACGGTGATGTCGGCACCCTCGGCGGCGAGGTGCCCGACGGACGAGAACGTCGTCAGCTCCCAGCCGGCCTCGCCGCGCTCGAGCTCGGTCACCGAGGCGTTGCGCACGGTGTTCTCGGCGGCGAACGCGAGCAGCTCGGTCTCGTCGAGCGGCAGGAGCACGGCGAGGATCAGCATCACGACCGCATCGTGCGCGACGATCATCACGGTGTCGGCGGGCCGATCGAGGTTCTCGCCGAGGAACGACCGCAGCCGCAGAGCGACGTCAGCCCACGACTCGCCCCCGGGTGGCCGGTGGTAGTACTTGCCGAGGTGCCGGCGCCGCGCCGCCTCTTCGGGGTGGAACTCGCGGACACCGAGAGACGTCAGCAGATCCAGGATGCCGAGCTCCCGGTCGCGCAGCCTCTCGTCGACGCGCGTGCGGGTCGACAGCTCCGCGTCGTCGACCGCGAGCGCGAGGGTCTGCCGCGCCCGCAGGTACGGCGAGACCCAGTACTCGTCGATGGGTCCGGCCGCCTCCCACCAGGTGCGCAACGCCCGCGCCTGTTCCTCCCCCGTGGGCGAGAGGGCGACGTCGGCGTCGCGGATGTCGAGGTCGATCGTCCGAGAGCTCGCGCGTTCCGCTCTCGAGGCAGCGAGGTTCCCCTCGCTTTCGCCGTGCCGGACGAGCAGGAGTCGGGAGACGGTCATGTCGCGACCGTATGACGGCGCCGACGTCGTCCGCACGGGCGTTGACAGAGCGGATGCCACCGACCCCGGGACTGGTCCTGGGGGCTTCAGGGGCGCGCGTGCCCCGAGAGGGGAAGGCGCATCTCGATCTCGTACGAGCCGTCGTCGTGCGCCCGAGACCGGAAGGAACCCCCGAGCAGATGCGCCCGTTCGGACAGGCCGCGATGCCCGAGCCGCGCCGTGGCCGTCTGCGGCGTCACGGGCTCGGTCGGCGCGGAGTTGACGACACGGAGGACGACGGTCTTCCCCGCCTCGACCTCCGCGGTCACCTCCACCCGAGCACCGGGCGCGTGCTTGCGCACGTTCGTCAGCCCCTCCTGGACGGCGCGGTAGACGGCGCGCTGGATCGCCTGCGGCAGACCGGCCGGCAGATCGATGCGCGAGGTGACCTCGAGATCCTCCGTGGCGAGCAGTTCGCCGAGGTGCTCGAGGGTCGGCTGCGGGGTGAGCGGAGCGGCCTCCGGTCCGTCCGCGCGGAGCACGAGGAGCATCTGACGCAGCTCCGTGAGCGTCGTGGCGGCGAGCACGCGGATCGTGTCGGCCGTGTCGATGACCTCAGGGTCCTCCACGCGCACCATCAGCGCGCCGGCCTGCACCGTGATGAGGCTCACCTGGTGCGACACCACGTCGTGCATCTCCCGGGCGAGGTGCGCGCGCTCCTCGGCCACCGCTTCGCGGGCCGCGAGACGGGTCTCCTCGTCCCGTGCACGCTGGAGCTCGGTCAGGCTCGCGGCCAGGCGCGTCTGGCTCCGGCGAAGACGCCCGATCGCCACGGCCCCACCCGACGTCATCGTCGCGTAGACGATCGCGAGCACGAGATCGTTGATCGACTCGATCTCGTCCCATGAGAGCGTGAGGCCGAGGAAGGTCGCCGCGGAGGCGGCCACCAGCGCCGTGGTCGACGACACCCGCGTCGCCACGGTTGCGAGGGCGATCACCGAGGCGATCGGCCCGCCCGTGAGGAAGAGCGCCGGGAGCGCGAGCGCGACGGCCACCAGCGGAAGACGTCGGCGCAGGAGCAGCCCGGCCGCCCCCACCAGGGTGAGGATCAGCTCGGTCAGGCCCGACGTGTAGAGACCGAGGACCCCGTCGAGAGCGGCGACCGCGACGAGCCCGAGATCGACGAGGATCGCCCGATGTCTCACGGCCCATTCCTTCATCAGGCACCACCCGCATCGCGCAGCAGGCCCGCGCGCTCGGCGATCAGCGCCGCCGACACCCGACCCTCGACGCCGAGCTTGCTGAGGATGGTGCTGATGTGCGCCTTGACCGTCGCGGGGCTGAGGAACATCTCGGAGCCGATCTGAGCATTGGACAACCCGCGCCCGAGGTGCACGAGGATCTCCTTCTCGCGCTCGGTGAGGCCCTCGACGAGACGAGTGTCCCCACCCGTCTCGGGGCGGAGATAGCCGGCGACGACCGCGCGGCTCACGGTCGGCGAGAAGACCACTCCGCCCCCGTGCAGCGTGCGCACGAGCTGAGGAAGCTGGCGCGGGTCGGTGTCCTTGACCAGGAAGCCGGCCGCCCCTCCGTCCAGGGCGGCGGCGATGTGGTCGTCGGAGTCGAAGGTGGTCAGGATCGCGACCGTCATGTCCCATCCCCGCGCCCGGATCTCGCGCAAGACGGACAGGCCGTCGCGGCCCGGCATCCGGATGTCGAGGAGGACGACGTCGGGGTGGGTCGCCTCGAGCACGTCGATCGCCCCCACCCCGTCGGCGGTGGCCACGACGTCGATGTCGGCGGCGGCGTTGAGGATGTACGAGAACCCGGTGCGGATCAGTGCTTCGTCGTCGATGACGACGACGCGGATCGGGGAGGCGACGGTGGGGGCCATGCGCCCAGATTAGAGAGCGCGCGCGGTCCGCGAGGGGCGTTCGGCCACGGACTACCCGAACGGACGGGAGCGTAGCCGGTCGGCCGGTGACGAACGGCCCCGGCGCGAACGACAGTGGAAGAGTCCGCACCCGAACCCCGAGGACTCCATGTATACCGCCGAACCGCTCCCCACTCCCGAACGCGCCCGCCGCAACCTCCTCGTCGGCGGCGTCGTCCTCGCCGTCGCGGCCGTCCTCTTCGTGGTCGCGGTGCCGCTCGGCATCCGGGGCCATGGGGTGGCGCACCTCGAGATCGTGGGAGAGGCCCCGGCCCACGCCGTCGTGACCGACGCGGAGGAGCCGCCCGGCGCCGTCGAGCTCCGCACGGCGCCCGTCGCCCGCACGGGGAGCTCCACCACCGCGACGGTGGAGCTCGTCGGCGACTACGCTCCGCGGGCGCGGCTCGTCGCCTTCCGCGAGGGCACGTGGGTCGGCGCGGGCGACCGCATCGTGCTCGACCGCTACGCTGCCGCGCAGGGCGTCGACGTCCTCGTCGAGCCTCGCGAGGGCGCAGCGGATGATGACTGGGACGGCTCCGTCACCGTACGGCTGACCGTCTCGCAGGGTTTCCTGCCCGACACCGACGAGATCGACCTCGCGCTCCCGCCGAGGTGACCCACCTGGAGCCCCTCCCGTGTCTGTCCCCCTCCTCGTCATCGGCCTCGCGCTCCTCGTCTGGGCGCTGTGGAGTCGCGTGTTCCGCAAAGCCACGGTGAACGGACCCATCGTCATGACGGGTCTCGGCCTGCTCGGCGGCGCGCTGCTGCCGATCCAGGGCGAGCTCTTCCTCGAGTCCAAGGCGACGCTGTTCTTCGCCGAGATCGTCCTGGCGTACCTGCTCTTCGTCGATGCGCTCGAGGTGCGCGGGTCGATGCGCTCGCACTTCACCGGGGTGCCCGCGCGCCTGCTCGGCATCGGTCTGCCGTTGTCGCTGCTCCTCGTGCTCGCGGTCGGGCTCGTCCTCCCCCTCGGACTGTCGATCGCCGTGATCCTCGCGATCGCCTGCATCTCGGTTCCGGCCGACTTCTCTCCCGAGACGTCGCTGGTGCGCGACGAACGGGTCCCGGCCCGGGTGCGTCGGTGGCTGAGCATCGAGAGCGGCTACAACGACGGCCTCGTCTCGCCGTTCCTCCTCGGAGCCGTCGCCTTCGCCTCCGCCGGAACGACCTCGGATGCCGGCCGTGCCTTCGCCGTCGCCGCTCCGGCCGGCCTGATCGCCGTCGTCGTCGGCGCCGTCGCGGGAACGGCGATCGGCGGAGCGATCCGCTTTGCGGACCGTCGAGGGTGGACCGAGCCGCAGAGCATGCGCATCGCCTTCATCGCCGCTCCCCTGATCGTCTTCGGCCTCGCCCTCCTCCTGCAGGGCAACGGCTTCGTCGCCGTGTTCGTCGCCGGCGTGGCGGTGCGGCTCACCCGTGGGACCGATGCGCTCGCGGCCGCCGAGATCGCGCTGCTCGACGACCTCTCGTGGCTGCTGAACCTCCTGCTCTGGCTGGCCTTCGGGTTCGCCTCGATCGTCCTGCTCAGCGAGACGTACGACTGGTGGCCTGCGATCGTGCTCGCTCTCGTGGCCCTGACCGTGGGGCGATTCCTGCCCGTACTCCTCTCGCTCGTCGGCACCGAGGCGACCCCGAAGGAACGCCTGTTCGTGGCGGCGATGGGGCCGCGAGGGGCGGCATCCATCGTCTTCGGACTCATCGCCGCCAACGCGCTGCCCGGCGAAGAGGGCTTCCTCGTGCTCGCCGCGACCTGCATGGTCGTCCTCGGGAGCGTCATCCTGCACGGCATCGCCGGTCCGCTGCTGGTCCGGCGCCTGTGGCCTGCTCGCGCGCGGACTCCCTGACCCGGTCGGCGTCGGGCATGTCATCCGATCGGATGACACCCCGGTCCGAACGGCCGATGCGCCCCCGCACCGCGACCAGAAGCATGGAAAGGGATGCCACACCCCTGGCATCCCCGTCGGACGGAGGACCGATGTCCCAGGTGTCCACCTTGCCCGAGCGCGCCCCCGCGACCCCCCGGGTCTCGCGGGCGACGTTCCCGCTCCGCCCCCGCGGGTCCGCCGCGTTCCTTCGGCGGCGCCTCGGAACCCTGGCCATCGCGGCGGCCGTGGCGGCGGTCAGCCTCGTGACCATGCGCACCGACATCGCGCGCGTGGGAACGGGGCCGTTCGACCTCCGCGACATGCTCCTCGCACTGATGAGCGTCGATCGCCCCACGACGTTGGCGGTGGTCCTCGCGGTGACCCTCGTGGTGTGCGGGTTCGCGGAAGGGGCGTTCGGCACCCGCCGACTGCTCGCGACCTTCTTCGGCGGCGGAATCGTCGTCGGTGTCATCGGCCTCGCCGTGGGGGTCTTCGAGGACCGGGTGATCCCCGCGATCCCGCTGAACGACATGCCGGTGTCGGGTGCTCCCCCGCTCGCCGGACTCCTCACGGTCGCGATGGCCGCGAGCTGCTTCGCGTCGCCGCTCTGGCGCCGGCGGATCCGCCTCGGCAGCGTCGTGTTCGCGCTCACCCTCTTCCTCTACGCCGCCTCGGCGAGCGACATGTACACGCTCATCGCCCTGCCGGTCGGCGTCGGCGCCGGTCTCCTCCTGGGCGGGTCGAGCGCTCCCGGCGTGCTGCGGAGCTCCCTACGGGAGAAGCGCGTGCTGCTGGCCGCGCTGACCGCGATCATCGCCGTCGGCCCGGTCATCGCCACCCTGTGGGGGTCGGGGGCGGGTCTTCTCTCGGTCTACGGCTGGCTGTCGTACGACCCGCTCGCGACGGTGAACGACGTCGTGTGCGCGATCGGTTCGGATGCCGCGCCGTGCCCCTCCCCCGTCAATGCCTACGCCGAACTCCAGCCGTGGGCGGGGTGGATCGCGCTCCTGCCGCAGCTGGTCCTCCTGATCGCGGCGTGGGGGATCCTGCGCGGGCGCCGCGGGGCGCTTCACCTCGCCGTCGTCGTCAACGTGCTGACGTTCGTCGCCATGGTGGGGCTCGTCACGGTGAGCGAGATCGACACCCTCGAGCAACTCGCCGACGCGCGCGCCGCCTTCGCCGTCGTCGACGCCTGGCAGACCGTGCTCAGCATGGTCGTCGGCGCGCTCCTGCCCCTGGCCGCGGCCGTCATCCTCCTGCGCTTCCGTTCGGCGGCCCAGATCCCGTCCGCGCGCGCCGTCCGGCGGCGTTTCGTCACGACGATCGCCGGCGCGGCGATCATCGCCTCGGCGCTGGCGCTCGTCGGCATCCTGGCGTTCTCCGGGGGATTCCGTCCGTGGCCCGACGTGTCGACGCTGGTCGCCACGCTGCCGCTACGGCTCCTCCCGCCGTCGCTGCTGCCCGCGGAGGCCCTGGCGTTCGTGCCGGTGACGGGCGCGGCGCAGACCGCGTGGTACCTCCCGCCGTTGCTCTTCTGGATCGCGGTCGTGGTCGCCACGGTGCGGTTCATCGCGGGCTCGCGCGCCGAGGCGGGGACCCCCGACCGAGAGCGCGCGCGAGCCCTGCTCTCCGCCGGTTCGGGCGACACCCTCGGCCACATGGCCCTGTGGGAGGGGAACTCGTACTGGTTCTCGCCCGACGCCCGGGCCGCCGTGGCGTACCGCGTGCGCGGAGCCTTCGCCGTGACCCTCGGCGGTCCGTTCGGCCCGGATCGCGACGCCGAGACCGTCGGCCGCGACTTCGCCGACTTCTGCGAACGACAGGGCTGGACCCCCGTGTTCTACAGCGTCGACGAGGCCGACCGGACGCGCCTCGAGCCACTCGGATGGCCGCGCCTGCAGGTCGCCGAGGAGGCTTTCCTCGACCCGACGACCTGGACTCCCGCGGGCAAGAAGCGCCAGGACGTGCGCACCGCGACCAACCGGGCGGAGCGCGAGGGCGTCACCGCGGACTGGACCCGCTGGAGCGCGCTGTCGTTCCTCGAGCGCAGCCAGATCCGCGACATCTCCGAGGCGTGGGTCGCCGACAAGACCATCCCCGAGATGGGCTTCACGCTCGGCTCGACCGACCAGATCGACGACACGTCGGTACGCCTGCTGCTCGCCCGCGATGCGCACGGCCGCATCGTGGCGTTCACGAGCTGGATCCCCATCCACCGCGACGGCGCCGTGGCCGGGTACGCGCTGGACGTCATGCGCCGCCGCGACGAGGCGATGAACGGCGTGATGGAGTTCCTCATCGGCCGCGCCGTCGAGCAGCTCCGCGCGGACGGGATGACGGTCATGAGCCTGTCGGGCTCGCCGCTCGCTCGCCACTCGACGGTCGCCGAGCACGAGCGCAGCCCGCTGGATCGCGGACTCGACACCCTGAGCGCGCTGCTCGAGCCGGCCTACGGCTTCCGATCGCTGGCGAACTTCAAGAAGAAGTTCCAGCCCGAGTTCTCGCCCCTGTGGATGGTGTATCCGGATGCCACCCAGCTCCCCGCCATCGCCATCGCGCTGATCCGCTGCTACATCCCCGGACTCACGCTGCGTCAGGCCGCGCAGCTGGGTGGAGCGCTGCGCCGAGCTCGGGAGGGCGCTGCGGCCTGAGGCCGCCGGGTCCTATCGTGCTTCTATGTCTCCGACTCAGTTCCTCGGCGTGGCCGCCGCGACGGTGCTGCTCATTCTGGTGCCCGGCCCGAGCGTGATGTTCATCGTCGGCCAAGCGCTGGCGAGGGGGCGCGGGGCGGCCCTGCTGAGTGCGGGCGGGAACGCCACCGGAGCGTTGATCGCCGGCCTGCTCATCGCCCTCGGGCTGGGCGTCCTGGTCACTGAGTCCACACTCGTCGTCGAGATCATGCGCTACCTCGGGGCAGGGGTGCTGGTGATACTCGGGGTGACGGCCATCGCCACGGCAGGACGCACGGTTCGCCCCCGGGCCGCCGCCCCGTCGCGGGCCGCCGGCGACCGCCCGGGGATCAGATCCTTCCTCGCCGCCGTGGTCGTGGGAGCGACGAACCCCAAGGTCTACATCATCTTCGCCGCGCTGCTCCCGACCTTCGTCGACCCGTCGTCGTCGGTCCCGGCGGGGACTCAGATGGTCCTGCTGGCCGCGGTCCCCGTCGTCATCGGGCTGCTATCGGATGCCGCGTGGGCGGTCGGCGCGAGCTGGGCTCGAACATCGATCGTCAATGCACCGTCGCGCATGAGGCTCTTCCAACGGATCGGGGGCGGCTGCCTCGTGGCGGTGGGCGGGTTCACGGCCCTGCACCGCAGCTGACGGGTCGGCTGCGACCGCCGGTCCGGGTCCCCCGGTCAGCGCACCGCCGCCAGCACGACCGGGTCCGAGCACCCTCGCGCGAAGCCCTGGATGCGCCGATCCATGTCGCGCTGCAACA
This portion of the Microbacterium testaceum StLB037 genome encodes:
- a CDS encoding histidine phosphatase family protein, translated to MTVSRLLLVRHGESEGNLAASRAERASSRTIDLDIRDADVALSPTGEEQARALRTWWEAAGPIDEYWVSPYLRARQTLALAVDDAELSTRTRVDERLRDRELGILDLLTSLGVREFHPEEAARRRHLGKYYHRPPGGESWADVALRLRSFLGENLDRPADTVMIVAHDAVVMLILAVLLPLDETELLAFAAENTVRNASVTELERGEAGWELTTFSSVGHLAAEGADITVHSGEDDGPQR
- a CDS encoding sensor histidine kinase; translation: MKEWAVRHRAILVDLGLVAVAALDGVLGLYTSGLTELILTLVGAAGLLLRRRLPLVAVALALPALFLTGGPIASVIALATVATRVSSTTALVAASAATFLGLTLSWDEIESINDLVLAIVYATMTSGGAVAIGRLRRSQTRLAASLTELQRARDEETRLAAREAVAEERAHLAREMHDVVSHQVSLITVQAGALMVRVEDPEVIDTADTIRVLAATTLTELRQMLLVLRADGPEAAPLTPQPTLEHLGELLATEDLEVTSRIDLPAGLPQAIQRAVYRAVQEGLTNVRKHAPGARVEVTAEVEAGKTVVLRVVNSAPTEPVTPQTATARLGHRGLSERAHLLGGSFRSRAHDDGSYEIEMRLPLSGHARP
- a CDS encoding response regulator, translated to MAPTVASPIRVVVIDDEALIRTGFSYILNAAADIDVVATADGVGAIDVLEATHPDVVLLDIRMPGRDGLSVLREIRARGWDMTVAILTTFDSDDHIAAALDGGAAGFLVKDTDPRQLPQLVRTLHGGGVVFSPTVSRAVVAGYLRPETGGDTRLVEGLTEREKEILVHLGRGLSNAQIGSEMFLSPATVKAHISTILSKLGVEGRVSAALIAERAGLLRDAGGA
- a CDS encoding cation:proton antiporter codes for the protein MSVPLLVIGLALLVWALWSRVFRKATVNGPIVMTGLGLLGGALLPIQGELFLESKATLFFAEIVLAYLLFVDALEVRGSMRSHFTGVPARLLGIGLPLSLLLVLAVGLVLPLGLSIAVILAIACISVPADFSPETSLVRDERVPARVRRWLSIESGYNDGLVSPFLLGAVAFASAGTTSDAGRAFAVAAPAGLIAVVVGAVAGTAIGGAIRFADRRGWTEPQSMRIAFIAAPLIVFGLALLLQGNGFVAVFVAGVAVRLTRGTDALAAAEIALLDDLSWLLNLLLWLAFGFASIVLLSETYDWWPAIVLALVALTVGRFLPVLLSLVGTEATPKERLFVAAMGPRGAASIVFGLIAANALPGEEGFLVLAATCMVVLGSVILHGIAGPLLVRRLWPARARTP
- a CDS encoding bifunctional lysylphosphatidylglycerol flippase/synthetase MprF produces the protein MSQVSTLPERAPATPRVSRATFPLRPRGSAAFLRRRLGTLAIAAAVAAVSLVTMRTDIARVGTGPFDLRDMLLALMSVDRPTTLAVVLAVTLVVCGFAEGAFGTRRLLATFFGGGIVVGVIGLAVGVFEDRVIPAIPLNDMPVSGAPPLAGLLTVAMAASCFASPLWRRRIRLGSVVFALTLFLYAASASDMYTLIALPVGVGAGLLLGGSSAPGVLRSSLREKRVLLAALTAIIAVGPVIATLWGSGAGLLSVYGWLSYDPLATVNDVVCAIGSDAAPCPSPVNAYAELQPWAGWIALLPQLVLLIAAWGILRGRRGALHLAVVVNVLTFVAMVGLVTVSEIDTLEQLADARAAFAVVDAWQTVLSMVVGALLPLAAAVILLRFRSAAQIPSARAVRRRFVTTIAGAAIIASALALVGILAFSGGFRPWPDVSTLVATLPLRLLPPSLLPAEALAFVPVTGAAQTAWYLPPLLFWIAVVVATVRFIAGSRAEAGTPDRERARALLSAGSGDTLGHMALWEGNSYWFSPDARAAVAYRVRGAFAVTLGGPFGPDRDAETVGRDFADFCERQGWTPVFYSVDEADRTRLEPLGWPRLQVAEEAFLDPTTWTPAGKKRQDVRTATNRAEREGVTADWTRWSALSFLERSQIRDISEAWVADKTIPEMGFTLGSTDQIDDTSVRLLLARDAHGRIVAFTSWIPIHRDGAVAGYALDVMRRRDEAMNGVMEFLIGRAVEQLRADGMTVMSLSGSPLARHSTVAEHERSPLDRGLDTLSALLEPAYGFRSLANFKKKFQPEFSPLWMVYPDATQLPAIAIALIRCYIPGLTLRQAAQLGGALRRAREGAAA
- a CDS encoding LysE family translocator, which produces MSPTQFLGVAAATVLLILVPGPSVMFIVGQALARGRGAALLSAGGNATGALIAGLLIALGLGVLVTESTLVVEIMRYLGAGVLVILGVTAIATAGRTVRPRAAAPSRAAGDRPGIRSFLAAVVVGATNPKVYIIFAALLPTFVDPSSSVPAGTQMVLLAAVPVVIGLLSDAAWAVGASWARTSIVNAPSRMRLFQRIGGGCLVAVGGFTALHRS